The following are encoded together in the Flavobacterium sp. TR2 genome:
- a CDS encoding VOC family protein, with product MATAVNPYLMFNGTCEAAFLFYKSVFGGDFPYIGKFKDAPAEEGEVLSEEALNRIMHVSLPIGNSILMGSDTHPRYGDVSVGDNFSVSINAESREEADKIFNGLSAGGKVEMPMNDTFWGSYFGMFKDKFGINWMVSFDKNEGMK from the coding sequence ATGGCAACAGCAGTAAACCCATATTTAATGTTTAACGGAACTTGCGAAGCAGCATTTCTGTTTTATAAATCAGTTTTTGGCGGAGATTTTCCGTATATCGGAAAATTTAAAGATGCTCCGGCAGAAGAAGGCGAAGTGCTTTCTGAAGAAGCTTTAAATCGAATTATGCACGTATCGCTTCCAATTGGAAATAGTATTTTGATGGGAAGCGACACGCATCCAAGATACGGAGATGTCAGTGTTGGCGATAACTTTTCTGTTTCTATTAATGCAGAAAGCAGAGAAGAGGCAGATAAAATCTTTAACGGACTTTCGGCTGGAGGAAAAGTAGAAATGCCTATGAATGACACTTTCTGGGGATCTTACTTTGGAATGTTTAAAGACAAATTCGGCATTAATTGGATGGTGAGTTTTGACAAAAACGAAGGAATGAAATAA
- a CDS encoding SRPBCC domain-containing protein translates to MEKLVFNTEIKASKEKIWKVLWDDETYRKWTNVFAEGSYAESNWNEGDKIYFLGPGGAGMNSLIETKIPNEYMAFKHLGEIKDFKEVPPNEETEKWSGAMETYKLTQKGDTVDLHVEVDVIEKHIDYFKDAFPKAVKLIKELSEK, encoded by the coding sequence ATGGAAAAATTAGTGTTTAATACTGAAATAAAGGCTTCTAAAGAAAAAATTTGGAAAGTCTTATGGGACGATGAAACGTACAGAAAGTGGACAAACGTTTTTGCGGAAGGAAGCTACGCCGAATCGAATTGGAACGAAGGCGACAAAATTTATTTTTTAGGCCCTGGAGGTGCAGGAATGAATAGCCTTATAGAGACTAAAATTCCGAATGAGTATATGGCTTTTAAGCATCTTGGCGAAATCAAAGATTTTAAAGAAGTTCCGCCAAATGAAGAGACAGAAAAATGGAGCGGTGCAATGGAAACTTATAAGCTTACTCAAAAAGGAGATACCGTAGATCTTCATGTTGAGGTAGATGTAATCGAAAAACATATTGATTATTTCAAAGATGCCTTTCCAAAAGCGGTGAAATTAATTAAAGAACTGTCCGAGAAGTAG
- a CDS encoding GH3 auxin-responsive promoter family protein: protein MPLSIINSFASWVLKQRIHQIELFLKYPNEVQEELLHNLLTASENTIIGKKYDFSSINSYQTFAERVPIATYEELQPLIERTRLGEQNVFWETPIKWFAKSSGTTNAKSKFIPVSNEALEDCHYKGSKDLLCLYLNNNEDSELFLGKSLRLGGSSQIYENNNTFFGDLSAILIENMPIWAEFSSTPSSKTSLMSEWETKIAAIINETKNENVTSFAGVPSWMLVLMNKVLENTGKQSLLELWPNLEVYFHGGVSFSPYREQYKKLLPSKDFRYYEIYNASEGFFAIQDLNNSSDLLLMLDYGIFYEFIPMDTFGTPNQKVVRLADVELHKNYAIVITTNSGLWRYLIGDTVRFTSLNPYRIRVTGRTKHHINVFGEELMVENTDQAIAKACQVTQTEVIDYTVAPIFMQDKEKGAHEWMIEFKKHPADVGLFQKVLDETLQTLNSDYEAKRYNNMTLNPLVVNVARENLFYDWLKERDKLGGQHKIPRLSNQRDYLEQLKEMC from the coding sequence ATGCCTTTATCTATTATCAATTCGTTTGCATCTTGGGTCCTAAAACAAAGGATTCATCAAATAGAGCTTTTTTTAAAATATCCTAATGAAGTTCAGGAAGAATTATTGCACAACTTATTGACGGCGTCTGAAAATACGATTATTGGAAAAAAATACGACTTCTCGAGCATTAACTCTTATCAGACTTTTGCAGAAAGGGTCCCGATTGCAACTTACGAAGAACTACAGCCGCTTATCGAACGTACGCGTCTGGGTGAACAAAACGTTTTTTGGGAAACACCAATCAAATGGTTTGCCAAATCAAGCGGGACTACAAATGCTAAAAGCAAATTTATACCGGTAAGCAACGAAGCGCTGGAAGACTGTCATTATAAAGGAAGTAAAGATCTTTTGTGCCTTTATTTGAATAATAATGAAGATTCAGAATTGTTTTTAGGAAAAAGCCTTCGCTTAGGTGGAAGTTCTCAAATCTATGAAAACAATAATACTTTCTTTGGCGATTTATCGGCAATTTTGATTGAAAATATGCCAATTTGGGCTGAGTTTAGCAGTACGCCAAGCAGCAAAACATCGCTGATGAGCGAATGGGAAACGAAAATCGCTGCGATTATCAACGAAACCAAAAATGAGAACGTAACCAGTTTTGCTGGAGTTCCTTCTTGGATGCTCGTTTTGATGAATAAAGTTCTAGAAAATACTGGAAAACAAAGCTTATTGGAACTTTGGCCTAATCTTGAAGTGTATTTTCATGGAGGCGTAAGTTTTTCTCCGTACAGAGAGCAATACAAAAAACTATTGCCAAGCAAGGATTTTAGATACTACGAAATATACAATGCTTCTGAAGGCTTTTTTGCGATTCAGGATTTGAATAATTCAAGTGATTTGCTATTGATGCTGGATTATGGAATTTTCTATGAATTTATTCCGATGGATACCTTTGGCACTCCAAATCAAAAAGTGGTTCGCCTGGCAGATGTAGAACTGCATAAAAACTATGCGATTGTTATTACTACAAATTCTGGTTTATGGCGCTATTTAATTGGTGATACTGTACGTTTTACTTCTTTAAATCCGTACAGAATTAGAGTTACCGGAAGAACAAAGCACCACATTAATGTTTTTGGCGAAGAATTAATGGTCGAAAATACCGATCAGGCCATTGCAAAAGCGTGTCAGGTTACACAAACCGAAGTTATTGACTATACGGTTGCTCCTATTTTTATGCAGGACAAAGAAAAGGGCGCACACGAATGGATGATCGAATTCAAGAAACATCCTGCCGACGTGGGGCTTTTCCAAAAAGTTCTAGATGAGACTTTACAAACCTTAAATTCGGACTACGAAGCAAAACGCTACAACAATATGACATTAAATCCTTTAGTGGTAAATGTTGCCCGCGAAAATCTTTTTTATGACTGGCTAAAAGAAAGAGACAAATTGGGTGGACAGCATAAGATTCCGAGACTTTCAAATCAGAGAGATTATTTGGAGCAATTGAAGGAAATGTGTTAA
- a CDS encoding redox-active disulfide protein 2 → MKNTKFSEMSTDELIKNQKTLKTVNTIFCVVLFMLFILNVFIVLMKGFSAMNIIPVALLPILFLNLKNLKEMKKELESRE, encoded by the coding sequence ATGAAAAATACAAAGTTCAGCGAAATGAGCACTGATGAACTGATTAAAAATCAGAAAACACTAAAGACCGTGAATACGATTTTCTGCGTCGTCCTGTTTATGCTGTTCATTCTAAATGTATTCATTGTCCTCATGAAAGGTTTTAGCGCCATGAATATCATTCCTGTTGCCTTATTGCCTATTCTTTTCCTAAATCTGAAAAATTTAAAGGAAATGAAGAAAGAATTGGAATCGAGAGAATAA
- the serB gene encoding phosphoserine phosphatase SerB, with protein sequence MAAEDKEIILLKVSGHDKIGVTAGLTAVLATYDANILDIGQADIHDTLSLGILFEIAAGSSSAPVLKDLLFKAYELEIKVKFIPISIEDYEQWVKSQSKQRYIINILGEKLAASQLSAVTQILSDQNLNIDSIIRLTGRTSVVEKEEYPRSCIQLSVTGEIVNKIIMTASFMEISRTLNVDISFQEDNIYRRNRRLVCFDMDSTLIQTEVIDELAELNGVGDQVRAITESAMNGEIDFNESFKKRMALLEGLSEEVLQNVAVNLPITQGAHRLMKALKYYGYKTAILSGGFTYFGEYLQKELGIDYVHANQLEIKDGKLTGKYLGDIVDGQKKAEYLKAIAEKEGIHINQTIAVGDGANDLPMLNLAGLGIAFHAKPKVKESASTSISSLGLDGVLYLLGYHDRYIDMM encoded by the coding sequence ATGGCAGCAGAAGACAAAGAAATAATTTTATTAAAAGTTTCTGGACACGATAAAATTGGAGTTACAGCAGGTTTAACAGCTGTATTGGCAACATATGATGCCAATATTTTAGATATTGGACAGGCTGATATTCATGATACGCTTTCTTTAGGAATTTTGTTCGAAATTGCAGCAGGGTCTTCGTCTGCACCAGTTTTAAAAGATCTTTTGTTCAAGGCATATGAATTGGAAATCAAAGTAAAATTTATTCCAATTTCTATCGAAGATTATGAGCAGTGGGTAAAATCACAATCAAAACAGCGCTATATCATCAATATTTTGGGAGAAAAACTGGCAGCATCGCAATTGTCTGCCGTGACTCAAATATTGTCAGATCAAAATTTAAATATCGACTCCATCATCCGCTTAACAGGAAGAACTTCTGTTGTGGAAAAAGAAGAATATCCGCGTTCTTGCATTCAATTGTCTGTAACGGGCGAAATTGTAAACAAGATCATCATGACGGCAAGTTTTATGGAAATATCCAGAACGCTTAATGTTGATATCTCTTTCCAAGAAGATAATATTTACAGAAGAAACCGCCGTTTGGTTTGTTTCGATATGGATTCAACTTTAATTCAGACTGAAGTGATTGATGAGCTGGCAGAATTGAATGGAGTGGGAGATCAAGTTCGTGCCATAACAGAATCGGCTATGAATGGTGAAATTGATTTCAACGAAAGCTTCAAAAAACGTATGGCTCTTTTAGAAGGTTTGAGCGAAGAAGTTTTGCAAAACGTTGCCGTTAATCTGCCAATAACACAAGGGGCACATCGATTGATGAAAGCCTTAAAATATTATGGCTATAAAACCGCAATCCTTTCAGGAGGTTTTACTTATTTTGGCGAATACCTTCAAAAAGAATTAGGAATAGATTACGTTCACGCCAATCAATTAGAAATAAAAGATGGTAAACTGACAGGTAAATATCTAGGCGATATTGTAGACGGACAGAAAAAAGCTGAATATCTAAAAGCAATCGCCGAAAAAGAAGGAATTCACATCAACCAAACAATCGCGGTGGGTGACGGAGCCAACGACTTGCCTATGCTAAACTTAGCTGGTCTTGGAATTGCTTTTCACGCCAAACCAAAAGTAAAAGAAAGTGCTTCAACCTCAATATCAAGTTTAGGTCTTGATGGTGTTTTGTACTTATTAGGATATCACGACAGATATATCGATATGATGTAA